Proteins co-encoded in one Deltaproteobacteria bacterium genomic window:
- a CDS encoding cyclase family protein: MKRRVIDLSHPMIPNRMNRKLEVKRLLVGDTRPLSLPDPGDRKIEIFEHPADQRDTVPIPDGEYFLMSEIEMNSHAGTHIEIPYHCLKHRQDFTEFPLDRFFGPLVVLRLRDLPPSHEITLEEMEKAAEGAGGIRKDDVVFCDFGFDVYFFGPIERYMTHPYPSADATRWLVDQGIKLFGVDAGMIERPKNPFHENHLLLLENDIPLIENLAHLDRVGKGRTEVFAFPLAVKMADSMPVRVVAVEHLD, from the coding sequence TTGAAAAGAAGAGTCATCGATCTCTCCCATCCCATGATCCCTAACCGGATGAATCGGAAGCTCGAAGTAAAGAGACTCCTGGTTGGTGACACGAGACCCCTTTCCCTGCCCGATCCCGGGGACAGGAAGATAGAGATCTTTGAACACCCGGCGGATCAAAGAGACACGGTTCCCATTCCCGATGGTGAGTATTTTCTCATGTCGGAGATCGAGATGAACAGCCATGCAGGGACCCATATCGAAATACCCTATCACTGCCTGAAACACAGGCAGGATTTTACGGAATTCCCACTGGACCGATTCTTTGGACCCCTTGTGGTGCTCCGTTTGAGGGACCTGCCGCCCTCTCACGAGATCACCCTGGAGGAGATGGAAAAAGCCGCCGAAGGGGCGGGTGGCATTCGGAAGGACGACGTCGTGTTCTGCGATTTCGGGTTCGACGTCTATTTCTTCGGACCCATCGAGAGGTACATGACCCATCCCTATCCCAGCGCCGATGCCACGAGATGGCTTGTCGATCAGGGCATAAAGCTGTTCGGCGTTGATGCGGGCATGATCGAGAGGCCGAAGAACCCCTTCCATGAAAACCACCTCTTGCTTCTGGAAAACGACATTCCCCTGATCGAAAACCTGGCCCATCTCGATCGAGTGGGGAAGGGACGTACCGAGGTCTTTGCCTTCCCCCTGGCCGTCAAGATGGCCGATTCCATGCCGGTGAGGGTTGTGGCTGTGGAGCACCTGGACTGA
- a CDS encoding carbohydrate ABC transporter permease, which yields MGTRKRIIVYLLASFFVVLVVIPYFWVLTTSFKSHEDIFRLPLELIPRRPVLDNYVEVLFGPENFQRKFLNSLIVTVSTTLVALMISISSAYALARFRIRRKFTILRIILVSQLVPIAVLLVPLYEVFRVLHILDTYYALILGNLAFCVPFAVWLLRSFFLSVPVDIEDAALIDGCSRIQVLIRIVLPVSGPGLVTAAAFIFIYSWQEYIMALTFINTGDKYTLPVALTSFIGQYGTQWGSLMAASVIVTIPVMAMFMLLRRFIVSGVMGGAVKG from the coding sequence ATGGGGACTAGAAAGAGGATCATCGTCTATCTTTTGGCTTCCTTCTTCGTGGTCCTAGTGGTCATTCCCTACTTCTGGGTCCTGACCACGTCGTTCAAGAGCCATGAGGATATCTTTCGATTGCCCTTGGAGCTGATTCCAAGAAGACCGGTCTTGGACAACTACGTCGAGGTTTTGTTCGGCCCGGAGAATTTCCAGCGGAAGTTCCTGAACAGCCTGATCGTCACGGTATCGACGACCCTTGTCGCCCTCATGATTTCAATCAGTTCCGCCTATGCTCTCGCCCGGTTCAGGATCAGGAGAAAATTCACCATACTGAGAATCATCCTGGTGAGCCAACTGGTTCCGATAGCGGTCCTCTTGGTTCCTCTCTACGAGGTGTTCAGGGTTCTCCACATCCTGGATACCTACTACGCCCTCATCCTCGGAAACCTGGCCTTTTGCGTCCCCTTTGCCGTCTGGTTGTTGAGGAGCTTCTTTTTGAGCGTACCCGTGGATATCGAGGATGCGGCTCTCATCGACGGCTGCTCGAGGATCCAGGTGTTGATCAGGATCGTGCTCCCCGTGTCGGGCCCGGGGTTGGTCACCGCTGCGGCGTTCATCTTCATCTATTCCTGGCAGGAATATATCATGGCCCTCACCTTCATCAATACCGGGGACAAATACACCCTGCCGGTCGCCCTTACTTCCTTCATCGGTCAATACGGCACCCAGTGGGGGTCTCTGATGGCGGCTTCCGTGATTGTGACGATTCCCGTAATGGCCATGTTCATGCTCTTGCGGCGGTTCATCGTCAGCGGCGTAATGGGCGGCGCTGTCAAGGGGTGA
- a CDS encoding sugar ABC transporter permease, which yields MAERIGEIRRAISAYLWVSPVLVCIVGLIAYPVFRSVQLSLYDWDLGEMEHPFIGLQGYIKVLVDPGFREIVWNSSVWTLGVVLISLVFGLAMALLLNEEFKGKTLVVLLLLIPWATPRVVIALAWKWMYASTFGILDYLLRVFSLDSLHRLWLGDPEIALYSVMAPMIWRDYTFEAFIYLAALKGVPKELYEAADVDGAGPVHKFIHVTLPGIMPTLIVVNLLETMWNFNVIQMIWIMTEGGPIDSTTTLPVKVYKVAFQYFLFGKASVYAVFTCLFLVVFMFAYLKVARVRGDGD from the coding sequence ATGGCAGAGAGGATCGGTGAGATCAGAAGGGCGATCTCCGCCTATCTCTGGGTATCGCCCGTGCTGGTCTGCATCGTCGGCCTCATCGCCTATCCTGTGTTTCGGTCCGTTCAATTGAGCCTCTACGACTGGGACCTGGGGGAGATGGAGCACCCCTTCATAGGGCTCCAGGGATATATCAAGGTGCTCGTGGACCCCGGGTTCCGTGAGATCGTCTGGAATTCATCCGTCTGGACCCTGGGGGTTGTCCTGATCAGTCTGGTCTTCGGCCTGGCCATGGCCCTTCTCCTCAACGAGGAGTTCAAGGGGAAGACCCTCGTGGTCCTTCTTCTCTTGATCCCCTGGGCCACTCCGAGAGTCGTGATCGCCCTCGCCTGGAAGTGGATGTACGCGAGCACATTCGGGATCCTCGACTATCTGCTCCGGGTCTTCTCTCTGGATTCCCTGCACCGCCTCTGGCTGGGGGATCCCGAGATCGCCCTTTATTCGGTGATGGCTCCGATGATCTGGAGGGACTATACCTTTGAAGCGTTCATCTATCTGGCCGCCCTGAAGGGGGTGCCGAAGGAACTCTACGAGGCGGCCGATGTGGACGGTGCCGGGCCGGTCCACAAGTTCATCCATGTCACCCTGCCGGGCATCATGCCCACCCTGATCGTGGTGAATCTGCTGGAGACCATGTGGAATTTCAATGTCATCCAGATGATATGGATCATGACCGAGGGAGGGCCCATAGACAGCACCACCACGCTTCCGGTCAAGGTCTACAAGGTGGCTTTCCAGTATTTCCTGTTCGGCAAGGCGTCGGTCTATGCGGTTTTCACCTGCCTGTTCCTGGTCGTTTTCATGTTTGCCTACCTGAAGGTCGCACGGGTGAGGGGAGATGGGGACTAG
- a CDS encoding sugar ABC transporter substrate-binding protein, which translates to MNLKRATLILVLALVSVLVMEGLGFSAEKITLTLWTRKQTSKYLTDLRVWGIQQFEKAHPNVKVKHTPMPFMDLVRKCIVSLRAGQAADVMTIPNEFSDLARGGYLLPLDKYIARDVEDWMDFLPQLRDFDTRNGHIYGVPIDYATRVLFYNKDMFDEKGLLVPPRTWIEFREFAEKLTDPARGVYGAGIDGKGIMITGLLYSFVHQAGGSFLNEDWTECVVNSPEGVEALTFWVDLLHRYRVLPPETPDLDFHGLLGMFAAGKIAMLHAFYNMYPALDQMNPDLNYGVAVMPTYRRTFAFSPDWNFCISKNTKHPDEAFELVQALTNSEFQKKLKGYLPTRKSAAKELPEVLRASLFFGRTDPTPPGFAKFPTIYQDCVQLALLKKLTPKQALDKAAGEINAILKEKQAKGFKMKDLGWSLETWKRP; encoded by the coding sequence ATGAATCTGAAAAGAGCGACCTTGATTCTTGTTTTGGCCCTGGTTTCGGTGCTTGTGATGGAAGGGCTGGGGTTTTCGGCGGAGAAGATAACGCTCACCCTATGGACGAGGAAGCAGACGAGCAAGTACCTGACGGATCTCAGGGTGTGGGGTATCCAGCAGTTTGAGAAGGCCCATCCCAACGTGAAAGTGAAACATACCCCGATGCCCTTCATGGACCTCGTACGGAAATGCATCGTCAGCCTCCGTGCAGGACAGGCGGCCGATGTGATGACGATACCGAACGAGTTCTCCGATCTCGCCAGGGGTGGATATCTGCTGCCCTTGGACAAGTATATCGCCCGGGACGTGGAAGACTGGATGGATTTTCTGCCCCAGCTCAGGGACTTTGACACGCGGAACGGACACATCTACGGTGTCCCCATCGACTACGCCACGCGGGTCCTCTTTTACAACAAGGACATGTTCGACGAGAAGGGGCTTCTCGTCCCTCCCAGGACTTGGATCGAATTCAGAGAGTTCGCCGAGAAGCTTACAGACCCCGCCAGGGGGGTATATGGGGCGGGAATAGATGGAAAGGGAATCATGATCACGGGCCTGCTTTACTCTTTTGTCCACCAGGCAGGCGGGAGTTTCCTGAACGAAGACTGGACGGAATGCGTCGTCAACAGCCCTGAGGGGGTCGAGGCACTCACATTCTGGGTCGACCTGCTGCACAGGTACAGGGTTCTGCCCCCCGAGACGCCTGATCTCGACTTTCACGGACTCCTCGGCATGTTTGCCGCGGGAAAGATCGCCATGCTTCACGCCTTCTACAACATGTATCCCGCCCTGGATCAGATGAACCCCGATCTCAACTACGGCGTGGCGGTCATGCCCACGTATCGAAGGACATTCGCCTTCTCCCCTGACTGGAACTTCTGTATCTCGAAGAACACCAAACACCCTGACGAAGCCTTTGAACTCGTCCAGGCGCTGACGAATTCCGAGTTTCAAAAGAAGCTGAAGGGCTATTTGCCTACCAGGAAGAGCGCGGCCAAGGAACTCCCGGAGGTCCTGAGGGCTTCTCTGTTCTTCGGGAGAACAGACCCGACGCCCCCGGGATTCGCCAAGTTTCCGACCATCTACCAGGATTGTGTCCAGTTGGCCCTGTTGAAGAAATTGACCCCGAAACAGGCCCTCGACAAGGCGGCCGGCGAGATCAACGCGATCCTCAAGGAGAAACAGGCCAAGGGATTCAAGATGAAGGACCTGGGCTGGAGCCTGGAGACTTGGAAGAGACCTTAG
- a CDS encoding UbiD family decarboxylase has translation MPFSDLREYIEALEREGELVRIKREVDWNLELGAVIRRSYDLRAPAPLFENVKDYPKGYRILGAPIGLSRRPRRALARLATALGLPPNSTFSEIVEWCAGRRKERIKPVVRDGGPCKEEVHLGDRVNLLDLPVPFFHKGDGGRYLGTWHIVVTKDPDTQWVNWGMYRLMVIDERTMGCLLRPDQHIGLHYYQKCEARGRPMEFAVAIGTEPVSSLVGAMRVPPGVEEADVAGGIRGEPVELVECETVDLCVPATAEIVIEGVVPPHEREEEGPFGEYTGYLAHESSPKPVFRVTALTHRRDPIQVHSCMGVPVDDSDVVTTVMRAADILDDLREKGFPVRMVYLPPEAVGHLAVISTRVPFANFAKHLAFSVWGSTSGRTIWYLVVVDEDIDPTDMGEVTWALTTRCHPQRGIFSTGSSWGIPLLPFLSEYEKTHYMGSQVLFDCTWPKDWPEQAVPVKASFDQVWPEEIQQRVLENWSAYGYAAENEED, from the coding sequence ATGCCTTTTTCGGATTTGAGAGAGTACATCGAAGCCCTCGAAAGGGAAGGAGAACTCGTCCGAATCAAGAGAGAGGTCGACTGGAATCTGGAGCTGGGCGCCGTGATCCGGCGCTCGTATGACCTGAGGGCTCCGGCGCCTCTCTTTGAAAACGTCAAGGACTACCCGAAGGGGTATCGCATACTTGGGGCCCCCATCGGTTTGAGCCGGCGGCCGCGCCGGGCCTTGGCCAGGTTGGCCACGGCTTTAGGCCTTCCTCCGAACTCCACGTTCAGCGAGATCGTGGAGTGGTGTGCCGGGAGGAGAAAGGAGAGGATCAAACCGGTTGTAAGGGATGGAGGGCCCTGCAAGGAAGAAGTCCACCTGGGAGACCGGGTGAACCTGCTCGACCTCCCGGTTCCTTTTTTCCATAAAGGCGACGGAGGACGCTATCTAGGAACCTGGCACATCGTCGTGACCAAGGATCCCGATACCCAATGGGTCAACTGGGGAATGTACAGGCTCATGGTTATCGACGAGCGCACCATGGGGTGCCTCTTGCGTCCGGACCAGCATATCGGACTCCACTACTACCAGAAGTGTGAGGCACGGGGCAGGCCGATGGAGTTTGCCGTGGCGATCGGAACCGAACCCGTGAGTTCCCTGGTCGGTGCCATGAGGGTCCCCCCCGGAGTCGAAGAGGCGGACGTGGCAGGAGGGATCAGGGGAGAGCCGGTGGAACTGGTGGAGTGTGAGACCGTAGACCTCTGCGTACCGGCCACCGCGGAGATCGTCATCGAGGGGGTGGTGCCTCCCCATGAAAGGGAGGAGGAAGGACCCTTCGGCGAATACACGGGCTATCTGGCCCATGAGTCCTCACCCAAACCGGTCTTCAGGGTGACCGCCTTGACTCATCGCAGGGATCCAATTCAGGTCCACTCCTGCATGGGTGTTCCTGTGGATGATTCTGACGTGGTCACCACGGTGATGCGGGCTGCCGACATTCTGGACGATCTGCGGGAAAAGGGCTTCCCCGTGAGGATGGTCTACCTTCCCCCCGAAGCGGTGGGCCACCTGGCGGTGATCTCCACGAGAGTCCCCTTTGCAAACTTCGCCAAGCACCTGGCATTCTCCGTGTGGGGCTCGACCTCGGGCAGGACGATCTGGTACCTCGTTGTGGTGGATGAAGATATCGACCCGACGGATATGGGGGAAGTGACCTGGGCCCTGACCACCCGCTGCCACCCTCAAAGGGGGATCTTCTCCACCGGGTCTTCATGGGGAATACCGCTTCTGCCCTTTCTGTCCGAATACGAAAAGACCCATTACATGGGTTCCCAGGTCCTGTTCGATTGCACGTGGCCCAAGGATTGGCCCGAGCAAGCCGTCCCCGTAAAGGCGTCGTTCGACCAGGTCTGGCCCGAGGAGATCCAGCAGCGGGTCTTGGAGAATTGGTCGGCATACGGGTATGCCGCCGAGAATGAGGAAGACTGA
- a CDS encoding FadR family transcriptional regulator, whose protein sequence is MITFKPVENKRIFELVTDEIREAIFFGSLKPGDRLPSERELSRQMRVGRSVIREAIRTLELSGLVHVKQGVDGGIFVKEPDGTNFTRSFSDLLRLGHIDIEELTEARLLIEKDVIDLVTRKAEQRDFEPLDQIITTGFAKLQRGEKIRKENFQFHIVLAELSRNPIFVMIVNAIVPIIAVFVEMLNPPLAHSRSILESHRDILEEIKRGNAAAAKEKLDEHILYFSKEFKKLMPLKGVRFEEAMKKIAEFRR, encoded by the coding sequence ATGATCACCTTCAAGCCGGTCGAGAACAAGAGGATATTCGAATTGGTCACCGACGAGATCCGGGAGGCCATTTTCTTCGGCTCGTTGAAACCGGGCGATCGGTTGCCCTCGGAAAGGGAACTCTCCAGGCAGATGAGGGTGGGTCGATCCGTCATAAGAGAGGCGATCAGGACCCTCGAACTCTCGGGACTCGTTCACGTAAAACAGGGTGTGGATGGGGGCATATTCGTCAAAGAGCCGGATGGCACTAACTTCACGAGGTCCTTTTCCGACCTCCTTCGCCTCGGGCATATCGACATCGAGGAACTCACCGAGGCCAGGCTGCTGATCGAAAAGGACGTAATAGACCTTGTCACGAGAAAAGCCGAACAGCGGGATTTCGAACCTCTCGATCAAATCATCACCACAGGGTTTGCGAAGCTCCAAAGGGGGGAAAAAATCCGAAAGGAGAACTTCCAGTTCCACATCGTCCTTGCCGAGCTCTCTCGAAATCCCATCTTCGTCATGATCGTCAATGCCATCGTGCCGATTATCGCCGTTTTCGTTGAGATGCTGAACCCCCCCCTGGCACACTCCCGGAGCATCTTGGAAAGCCACAGGGATATTCTCGAAGAGATCAAGAGGGGGAACGCCGCTGCGGCCAAGGAGAAGCTCGATGAACACATACTGTATTTTTCCAAGGAGTTCAAGAAGCTGATGCCCCTGAAAGGGGTGAGATTCGAGGAGGCCATGAAGAAGATCGCCGAATTCCGGCGTTGA
- a CDS encoding VOC family protein: protein MQTFRVDHIHLIAPEIETTKQWYCDMLGARVTFESEYKGKKIYYIDLNGFKLILIEGLPHETPLPPTIQSRVGLDHFGVEVENMDAAVSELKAKGVKFLLEPMQFRPGLRIAYVEAPDKVRLELSERR, encoded by the coding sequence ATGCAGACCTTCCGAGTCGATCACATTCACCTGATCGCCCCTGAGATCGAGACCACCAAACAGTGGTACTGCGACATGCTCGGGGCGAGGGTGACCTTTGAAAGCGAGTACAAGGGAAAAAAGATATACTACATAGACCTGAACGGTTTCAAGCTCATCCTCATCGAGGGGCTTCCCCACGAAACCCCGCTCCCGCCGACCATCCAGAGCCGCGTGGGCCTGGATCACTTCGGGGTAGAGGTGGAGAACATGGACGCCGCCGTTTCAGAGCTCAAGGCAAAGGGTGTCAAGTTCCTGCTGGAACCCATGCAGTTTCGCCCTGGTCTCCGCATAGCATACGTGGAGGCTCCGGACAAGGTCCGCCTCGAGCTCAGCGAGCGGAGGTAG
- a CDS encoding HAD-IIB family hydrolase, producing MGLRGTIPSIDLIPPEVARNLIGVFFDIDDTFTTRGKIPSKAYQALWRLRASRLRAVPITGRPAGWCDHIARMWPVDGVVGENGAFYFWFDEKERRLKKRFLDPEEVRAEKRRRLMDLGREILASVPGSALSSDQLYRETDLAIDYCEDVEPLGRDAVDRICGIFRQNGAVCKVSSIHVNGWFGSYDKLGMTATLVREQWGLDLERTRDRFLFCGDSPNDEPMFRFFPYTAGVENVLRFADRMENLPAFVAGQEGGEGFAEIVEVIIRHREG from the coding sequence ATGGGGCTTCGCGGCACGATACCATCGATCGATCTGATTCCACCTGAGGTTGCAAGGAATCTGATAGGTGTCTTCTTCGACATCGACGATACCTTCACGACCAGGGGCAAGATACCAAGCAAGGCCTACCAGGCCCTGTGGAGGCTCAGGGCCTCTCGGCTCAGGGCCGTTCCGATCACGGGAAGACCTGCCGGCTGGTGCGACCATATCGCCCGGATGTGGCCCGTCGACGGGGTGGTGGGAGAGAACGGGGCCTTCTACTTCTGGTTCGACGAAAAAGAGCGAAGGCTGAAGAAGCGGTTTCTCGATCCGGAGGAGGTCCGGGCCGAGAAGCGGAGACGCCTGATGGATTTGGGACGAGAGATCCTCGCCTCTGTTCCGGGCTCCGCTCTTTCGAGCGACCAGCTCTACCGCGAGACCGACCTGGCCATCGACTACTGCGAGGACGTAGAACCCCTCGGCCGGGACGCGGTGGACAGGATATGCGGGATCTTCAGACAGAACGGGGCGGTCTGCAAGGTCTCCTCCATCCACGTGAACGGGTGGTTCGGCAGTTACGATAAACTCGGGATGACCGCCACCCTGGTGAGGGAGCAGTGGGGACTCGACCTGGAGCGGACCAGGGACCGGTTTCTCTTTTGCGGTGACTCGCCGAACGACGAGCCCATGTTCCGCTTCTTCCCATACACCGCCGGGGTCGAGAACGTCCTCCGCTTTGCAGACCGGATGGAGAACCTGCCCGCGTTTGTGGCCGGCCAGGAGGGAGGCGAGGGATTCGCCGAGATCGTCGAGGTGATAATCCGTCACAGGGAGGGTTGA